The following are from one region of the Capsicum annuum cultivar UCD-10X-F1 chromosome 1, UCD10Xv1.1, whole genome shotgun sequence genome:
- the LOC107876534 gene encoding pentatricopeptide repeat-containing protein At5g15010, mitochondrial, with amino-acid sequence MRYNSRRLVISLFLHGIHSLHNTNLPTSKLIFFPRSTSVLRNGALFRSTWGIRFSAFTSLDSDVETTTTTTTYPIYSYEVESRDVKCMQSISPPSQRGDRAVVSDRPPTQDKNSQETDVETIEAIFKEPGINVIQLHNKLEQCGVRPTHDLVTVILSRVRNNWEVAFTFFIWASKQTGYVHSVRQYHSMISILGKMRKFDTAWSLIDEMRRGKDGGPSLVNPQTLLIMIRKYCAVHDVGKAINTFYAFKRFKLDIGMEEFQDLLSALCRYKNVKEAEHLLFCNRNVYPLNTKSLNIILNGWCLSLDDLSEGKRIWRLMKEKGIPRDVFSYCGIMSCYSRTGRLNVVLKIFDEMKLNGVAPDVKVYNAVIHALAKGRLVKQARSVMKMMEENGLSPNAVTYNSLIMPLCKARMLDEAQEIFNEMIQRGIHPTVRTYHALLRSLRTGEEVFEHLQKMKTMGCFPTHDTYIMLIRKFCRWCHLDNVFKLWNKMSKVGLDHDRSSYIVLIHGLFLNGKLEESYKYYQEMKQKGFLPEPKIDEMLQAWVAGKSNSQENKVTCRQENKEAVKFQKADKKRDFRNKPEMRKVMRERDFSFWDQ; translated from the coding sequence ATGAGATATAACTCCCGAAGACTTGTAATTTCCTTGTTCCTTCATGGAATTCACAGTCTCCACAATACCAATTTGCCAACAAGTAAGCTAATTTTTTTCCCTAGATCCACCAGTGTTCTCCGTAATGGTGCTCTCTTCAGGTCTACTTGGGGAATCAGGTTCTCTGCTTTTACTTCACTAGATTCTGATGTTGAAACTACTACTACAACAACGACATATCCAATATATTCCTACGAAGTAGAGTCTAGAGATGttaagtgtatgcagtccatatcaCCACCCTCTCAGAGGGGAGATAGAgcggttgtttccgatagacccccgactcaagacaaaaacaGTCAAGAAACTGATGTTGAAACTATTGAAGCCATTTTCAAAGAACCTGGGATCAATGTTATTCAACTGCATAACAAACTTGAGCAATGTGGTGTTAGGCCTACACACGATTTAGTAACTGTGATTCTTTCTCGTGTACGGAATAATTGGGAAGTTGCATTCACTTTCTTCATTTGGGCAAGCAAACAAACAGGTTATGTCCACTCTGTGCGTCAATACCATTCTATGATATCTATACTTGGtaaaatgaggaagtttgatACTGCATGGTCACTCATTGATGAAATGAGACGAGGGAAAGATGGTGGGCCATCTCTTGTTAATCCTCAGACACTCTTGATTATGATAAGGAAATATTGTGCTGTACATGATGTGGGAAAAGCTATCAATACTTTTTATGCTTTTAAACGGTTTAAATTAGATATTGGAATGGAAGAATTTCAAGACCTTTTGTCTGCCCTGTGTCgctataaaaatgtaaaagaagCCGAACACTTGCTTTTTTGCAATAGGAATGTTTACCCGTTGAATACGAAGAGTTTGAATATCATTCTCAATGGGTGGTGTCTGTCCCTAGATGATTTAAGTGAGGGAAAGAGGATTTGGAGGTTGATGAAGGAAAAAGGGATTCCTCGTGATGTTTTTTCGTATTGTGGTATCATGTCTTGCTATTCGAGGACTGGTAGACTCAATGTTGTGCTTAAAATTTTTGATGAGATGAAATTGAATGGGGTTGCACCTGATGTTAAAGTTTACAATGCTGTGATTCATGCTCTTGCAAAAGGAAGGTTAGTTAAACAAGCTAGGAGTGTGATGAAGATGATGGAAGAGAATGGTCTCTCCCCAAACGCTGTTACTTATAACTCATTAATCATGCCTCTCTGTAAAGCCCGAATGCTAGATGAAGCCCAAGAGATCTTCAATGAGATGATTCAACGAGGCATACATCCTACTGTCCGAACTTACCATGCATTGCTTCGTAGCCTGAGGACGGGGGAAGAAGTGTTTGAGCACTTGCAGAAGATGAAGACGATGGGCTGTTTTCCAACTCATGACACTTACATAATGTTAATCCGAAAGTTTTGCCGGTGGTGCCACCTTGATAATGTTTTCAAGTTGTGGAATAAGATGAGCAAAGTCGGCTTGGACCATGATCGAAGTTCATATATAGTGTTGATACATGGACTCTTTCTGAATGGAAAGCTGGAGGAGTCATACAAATACTATCAAGAAATGAAGCAAAAAGGTTTTCTGCCAGAGCCCAAGATAGATGAAATGCTTCAGGCTTGGGTGGCTGGCAAGAGCAATTCTCAAGAGAATAAAGTAACATGCCGTCAGGAGAACAAAGAGGCGGTCAAATTTCAAAAAGCTGATAAAAAAAGGGATTTCCGTAATAAACCTGAAATGAGAAAAGTTATGAGAGAGCGTGACTTCTCTTTCTGGGATCAGTAG